One Carassius gibelio isolate Cgi1373 ecotype wild population from Czech Republic chromosome A20, carGib1.2-hapl.c, whole genome shotgun sequence DNA segment encodes these proteins:
- the LOC127938538 gene encoding headcase protein homolog isoform X1 → MPNQKSNKGKRNKRTNSSGDEQENGASASAVTGGTASVLTGATAGPPSDNRSESHTDLEQHEEAPCATPLVCSLGRPIDLEKDDYQRVVCNSELCPYGNWMHLQCFYEWESSILVQFNCIGRARSWNEKQCRQNMWTKKGYDLAFRFCSCRCGQGHLKKDTDWYQVKRMQDERKKKLPEKGSWKPSASASGGGACGGGGPEATDESKKGKSSAGHKLAHRGSSQELSRRQSADWQNSQERCHTGTPNAVGGVSHGLRSPCESPAQSPPSGFSSFSPQSLSGPRCSRHLGEFLKNAVHTEGHRKHLLSGGGVARGGAQLEQGAANMCLPRLSPGDNPVQFLRRLDLSELLTHIPRHKLNTYHVRMEDDAQAGQGEDLRKFILSALSASHRNVVNCALCHHTLPIFEQFPLVDGTLFLSPSRHDEIEYDVPCHLQGRLMHLYAICVDCLEGVHKIVCIKCKSRWDGSWHQLGTMYTYDILAASPCCQARLNCKHCGKPVIDVRVGMQYFSEYSNVQQCPHCGNLDYHFVKPFSSFKVLEAY, encoded by the exons ATGCCCAACCAAAAAAGCAACAAGGGGAAGAGAAATAAACGCACGAACAGTAGCGGGGACGAGCAAGAAAATGGAGCCTCTGCGTCTGCGGTTACAGGAGGAACTGCCTCGGTGTTGACTGGAGCGACAGCGGGTCCGCCGAGCGACAATAGAAGCG aaagtcatactgatttggaacaacatgagg AGGCCCCATGTGCCACTCCATTAGTGTGCAGTCTGGGCCGTCCCATTGACCTTGAGAAGGACGACTACCAGCGTGTGGTGTGCAACAGTGAACTCTGCCCTTACGGCAATTGGATGCACCTGCAGTGCTTCTATGAGTGGGagagcagcatcctggtacagttCAACTGCATCGGCCGGGCCCGCAGCTGGAACGAGAAGCAGTGCCGACAGAACATGTGGACCAAAAAGGGCTACGATCTGGCCTTCCGCTTCTGCTCCTGCCGCTGTGGTCAGGGACACCTGAAAAAAGACACGGATTGGTACCAGGTGAAGCGCATGCAGGACGAGCGCAAGAAGAAGTTGCCAGAAAAAGGGAGCTGGAAGCCCAGCGCTTCTGCCTCCGGAGGTGGCGCTTGCGGTGGAGGTGGTCCGGAAGCTACCGATGAGTCTAAGAAAGGGAAATCATCTGCAGGCCATAAGCTAGCACACCGTGGCTCCAGTCAGGAACTGTCTCGCAGACAATCAGCAGACTGGCAGAACTCTCAGGAGAGATGTCACACTGGTACTCCCAATGCCGTCGGCGGGGTTTCCCACGGGCTCCGCTCCCCTTGCGAATCCCCCGCTCAGTCCCCTCCTTCAGGCTTCTCCTCGTTCTCCCCACAGTCCCTCAGTGGCCCGCGGTGTTCAAGGCACCTGGGTGAGTTTCTTAAGAACGCGGTTCATACGGAAGGACACAGGAAGCATCTGCTGTCCGGAGGCGGGGTGGCACGTGGCGGGGCTCAACTTGAGCAGGGAGCCGCTAACATGTGCCTCCCTCGGCTTTCTCCCGGAGACAACCCTGTGCAGTTCTTAAGGAGGCTGGATCTTTCTGAGCTGCTCACGCACATTCCCCGACACAAGCTTAACACCTATCATGTGCGAATGGAGGACGATGCCCAGGCCGGCCAGGGAGAGGATCTCAGGAAGTTCATCCTCTCTGCACTCAGTGCGAGTCACCGCAATGTGGTGAACTGTGCCCTCTGCCATCACACCCTGCCCATCTTTGAGCAGTTCCCTTTAGTGGATGGAACGCTGTTCCTGAGCCCTTCACGCCATGATGAAATTGAGTATGATGTCCCTTGCCATTTACAAG GGAGGTTGATGCACCTTTATGCCATCTGTGTGGACTGCCTGGAAGGAGTGCACAAAATCGTGTGTATAAAGTGCAAGTCCAGGTGGGATGGAAGCTGGCACCAGCTGGGCACAATGTACACATATGACATACTGGCTGCGTCACCCTGCTGCCAG GCCCGGCTGAACTGCAAGCATTGTGGGAAACCTGTCATAGACGTACGTGTGGGCATGCAGTATTTCTCTGAGTACAGCAATGTACAGCAGTGTCCTCACTGTGGCAATCTGGACTATCACTTTGTAAAGCCATTCTCCTCGTTCAAAGTTCTCGAAGCTTATTGA
- the LOC127938538 gene encoding headcase protein homolog isoform X3, translated as MHLQCFYEWESSILVQFNCIGRARSWNEKQCRQNMWTKKGYDLAFRFCSCRCGQGHLKKDTDWYQVKRMQDERKKKLPEKGSWKPSASASGGGACGGGGPEATDESKKGKSSAGHKLAHRGSSQELSRRQSADWQNSQERCHTGTPNAVGGVSHGLRSPCESPAQSPPSGFSSFSPQSLSGPRCSRHLGEFLKNAVHTEGHRKHLLSGGGVARGGAQLEQGAANMCLPRLSPGDNPVQFLRRLDLSELLTHIPRHKLNTYHVRMEDDAQAGQGEDLRKFILSALSASHRNVVNCALCHHTLPIFEQFPLVDGTLFLSPSRHDEIEYDVPCHLQGRLMHLYAICVDCLEGVHKIVCIKCKSRWDGSWHQLGTMYTYDILAASPCCQARLNCKHCGKPVIDVRVGMQYFSEYSNVQQCPHCGNLDYHFVKPFSSFKVLEAY; from the exons ATGCACCTGCAGTGCTTCTATGAGTGGGagagcagcatcctggtacagttCAACTGCATCGGCCGGGCCCGCAGCTGGAACGAGAAGCAGTGCCGACAGAACATGTGGACCAAAAAGGGCTACGATCTGGCCTTCCGCTTCTGCTCCTGCCGCTGTGGTCAGGGACACCTGAAAAAAGACACGGATTGGTACCAGGTGAAGCGCATGCAGGACGAGCGCAAGAAGAAGTTGCCAGAAAAAGGGAGCTGGAAGCCCAGCGCTTCTGCCTCCGGAGGTGGCGCTTGCGGTGGAGGTGGTCCGGAAGCTACCGATGAGTCTAAGAAAGGGAAATCATCTGCAGGCCATAAGCTAGCACACCGTGGCTCCAGTCAGGAACTGTCTCGCAGACAATCAGCAGACTGGCAGAACTCTCAGGAGAGATGTCACACTGGTACTCCCAATGCCGTCGGCGGGGTTTCCCACGGGCTCCGCTCCCCTTGCGAATCCCCCGCTCAGTCCCCTCCTTCAGGCTTCTCCTCGTTCTCCCCACAGTCCCTCAGTGGCCCGCGGTGTTCAAGGCACCTGGGTGAGTTTCTTAAGAACGCGGTTCATACGGAAGGACACAGGAAGCATCTGCTGTCCGGAGGCGGGGTGGCACGTGGCGGGGCTCAACTTGAGCAGGGAGCCGCTAACATGTGCCTCCCTCGGCTTTCTCCCGGAGACAACCCTGTGCAGTTCTTAAGGAGGCTGGATCTTTCTGAGCTGCTCACGCACATTCCCCGACACAAGCTTAACACCTATCATGTGCGAATGGAGGACGATGCCCAGGCCGGCCAGGGAGAGGATCTCAGGAAGTTCATCCTCTCTGCACTCAGTGCGAGTCACCGCAATGTGGTGAACTGTGCCCTCTGCCATCACACCCTGCCCATCTTTGAGCAGTTCCCTTTAGTGGATGGAACGCTGTTCCTGAGCCCTTCACGCCATGATGAAATTGAGTATGATGTCCCTTGCCATTTACAAG GGAGGTTGATGCACCTTTATGCCATCTGTGTGGACTGCCTGGAAGGAGTGCACAAAATCGTGTGTATAAAGTGCAAGTCCAGGTGGGATGGAAGCTGGCACCAGCTGGGCACAATGTACACATATGACATACTGGCTGCGTCACCCTGCTGCCAG GCCCGGCTGAACTGCAAGCATTGTGGGAAACCTGTCATAGACGTACGTGTGGGCATGCAGTATTTCTCTGAGTACAGCAATGTACAGCAGTGTCCTCACTGTGGCAATCTGGACTATCACTTTGTAAAGCCATTCTCCTCGTTCAAAGTTCTCGAAGCTTATTGA
- the LOC127938538 gene encoding headcase protein homolog isoform X2 gives MPNQKSNKGKRNKRTNSSGDEQENGASASAVTGGTASVLTGATAGPPSDNRSEAPCATPLVCSLGRPIDLEKDDYQRVVCNSELCPYGNWMHLQCFYEWESSILVQFNCIGRARSWNEKQCRQNMWTKKGYDLAFRFCSCRCGQGHLKKDTDWYQVKRMQDERKKKLPEKGSWKPSASASGGGACGGGGPEATDESKKGKSSAGHKLAHRGSSQELSRRQSADWQNSQERCHTGTPNAVGGVSHGLRSPCESPAQSPPSGFSSFSPQSLSGPRCSRHLGEFLKNAVHTEGHRKHLLSGGGVARGGAQLEQGAANMCLPRLSPGDNPVQFLRRLDLSELLTHIPRHKLNTYHVRMEDDAQAGQGEDLRKFILSALSASHRNVVNCALCHHTLPIFEQFPLVDGTLFLSPSRHDEIEYDVPCHLQGRLMHLYAICVDCLEGVHKIVCIKCKSRWDGSWHQLGTMYTYDILAASPCCQARLNCKHCGKPVIDVRVGMQYFSEYSNVQQCPHCGNLDYHFVKPFSSFKVLEAY, from the exons ATGCCCAACCAAAAAAGCAACAAGGGGAAGAGAAATAAACGCACGAACAGTAGCGGGGACGAGCAAGAAAATGGAGCCTCTGCGTCTGCGGTTACAGGAGGAACTGCCTCGGTGTTGACTGGAGCGACAGCGGGTCCGCCGAGCGACAATAGAAGCG AGGCCCCATGTGCCACTCCATTAGTGTGCAGTCTGGGCCGTCCCATTGACCTTGAGAAGGACGACTACCAGCGTGTGGTGTGCAACAGTGAACTCTGCCCTTACGGCAATTGGATGCACCTGCAGTGCTTCTATGAGTGGGagagcagcatcctggtacagttCAACTGCATCGGCCGGGCCCGCAGCTGGAACGAGAAGCAGTGCCGACAGAACATGTGGACCAAAAAGGGCTACGATCTGGCCTTCCGCTTCTGCTCCTGCCGCTGTGGTCAGGGACACCTGAAAAAAGACACGGATTGGTACCAGGTGAAGCGCATGCAGGACGAGCGCAAGAAGAAGTTGCCAGAAAAAGGGAGCTGGAAGCCCAGCGCTTCTGCCTCCGGAGGTGGCGCTTGCGGTGGAGGTGGTCCGGAAGCTACCGATGAGTCTAAGAAAGGGAAATCATCTGCAGGCCATAAGCTAGCACACCGTGGCTCCAGTCAGGAACTGTCTCGCAGACAATCAGCAGACTGGCAGAACTCTCAGGAGAGATGTCACACTGGTACTCCCAATGCCGTCGGCGGGGTTTCCCACGGGCTCCGCTCCCCTTGCGAATCCCCCGCTCAGTCCCCTCCTTCAGGCTTCTCCTCGTTCTCCCCACAGTCCCTCAGTGGCCCGCGGTGTTCAAGGCACCTGGGTGAGTTTCTTAAGAACGCGGTTCATACGGAAGGACACAGGAAGCATCTGCTGTCCGGAGGCGGGGTGGCACGTGGCGGGGCTCAACTTGAGCAGGGAGCCGCTAACATGTGCCTCCCTCGGCTTTCTCCCGGAGACAACCCTGTGCAGTTCTTAAGGAGGCTGGATCTTTCTGAGCTGCTCACGCACATTCCCCGACACAAGCTTAACACCTATCATGTGCGAATGGAGGACGATGCCCAGGCCGGCCAGGGAGAGGATCTCAGGAAGTTCATCCTCTCTGCACTCAGTGCGAGTCACCGCAATGTGGTGAACTGTGCCCTCTGCCATCACACCCTGCCCATCTTTGAGCAGTTCCCTTTAGTGGATGGAACGCTGTTCCTGAGCCCTTCACGCCATGATGAAATTGAGTATGATGTCCCTTGCCATTTACAAG GGAGGTTGATGCACCTTTATGCCATCTGTGTGGACTGCCTGGAAGGAGTGCACAAAATCGTGTGTATAAAGTGCAAGTCCAGGTGGGATGGAAGCTGGCACCAGCTGGGCACAATGTACACATATGACATACTGGCTGCGTCACCCTGCTGCCAG GCCCGGCTGAACTGCAAGCATTGTGGGAAACCTGTCATAGACGTACGTGTGGGCATGCAGTATTTCTCTGAGTACAGCAATGTACAGCAGTGTCCTCACTGTGGCAATCTGGACTATCACTTTGTAAAGCCATTCTCCTCGTTCAAAGTTCTCGAAGCTTATTGA
- the slc25a27 gene encoding mitochondrial uncoupling protein 4 codes for MSPVQENSRWPRVSKFTLSACAATVAELVTFPLDLTKTRLQVQGEGGSRHHGGNVQPPKYRGMLSTALGIVREEGPLKLWQGVTPAIYRHIVYSGGRMLAYEQLRESVLGRSEDGVFPVWKAVIGSMISGALGQFIASPTDLVKVQMQMEGRRRLEGKPPRVHGVYHAFTKIVAEGGIRGLWAGWVPNVQRAALVNLGDLMTYDTVKHFLLRNTSIPDNSICHGLASVCSGLVAAIMGTPADVVKTRVMNQPRDSNGRGLLYKSSTDCLVQSVRKEGFFSLYKGFLPTWFRMAPWSLTFWLTFEQMRRAMGISSF; via the exons ATGTCTCCTGTACAAGAAAACTCGCGATGGCCCCGAGTATCAAAGTTCACTCTGTCAGCATGTGCTGCAACTGTTGCAGAGTTAG tcaCATTTCCTCTGGACCTTACCAAAACCAGACTTCAGGTACAGGGTGAAGGTGGTTCCCGACATCATGGTGGAAATGTACAGCCTCCAAAATACAGGGGCATGCTGAGCACAGCTCTGGGTATAGTGCGAGAAGAGGGGCCCTTGAAACTGTGGCAAGGGGTCACACCAGCTATCTACAGACATATAG TGTATTCAGGCGGCAGGATGTTAGCTTATGAACAGCTCAGGGAATCTGTCCTGGGAAGATCTGAAGATGGCGTTTTTCCAGTATG GAAAGCAGTGATCGGCAGTATGATATCAGGTGCCTTGGGCCAGTTCATCGCTAGTCCAACAGATCTAGTGAAGGTTCAGATGCAAATGGAGGGCAGGCGCCGTCTAGAAGGGAAGCCGCCAAG agtaCATGGGGTTTACCACGCATTTACAAAGATCGTAGCAGAGGGAGGAATACGAGGCCTTTGGGCTGGATGGGTTCCCAACGTTCAGAGAGCTGCACTGGTCAATTTAGGAG ATCTCATGACATACGATACCGTAAAGCATTTTCTACTGAGAAACACCTCCATACCAGACAACAGCATTTGTCACGGATTGGCCAG tgtatgctcAGGATTGGTTGCAGCTATTATGGGAACACCAGCTGATGTGGTGAAAACTAGAGTAATGAACCAGCCACGGGATTCAAATGGGAG GGGTCTTCTCTACAAGTCTTCTACTGACTGTCTGGTTCAGTCTGTGAGAAAAGAAGGATTTTTTTCCCTCTATAAAGGATTTCTACCAACTTGGTTTAGGATG GCTCCCTGGTCTTTGACTTTCTGGCTTACATTTGAGCAAATGAGACGAGCAATGGGCATCAGCTCATTTTGA
- the abracl gene encoding costars family protein ABRACL, protein MNVEHEVTLLVDEIRRLGSKNADGKISVKFGVLFNDDQCANLFEALVGTLKAAKRKKVIAFEGELLLQGVHDNVDVILLQD, encoded by the exons ATGAATGTGGAACATGAAGTTACACTGCTCGTTGATGAGATCCGTCGATTGGGCAGTAAAA ATGCAGATGGGAAGATCAGCGTCAAATTTGGAGTCTTGTTTAATGATGACCAGTGCGCCAACCTCTTTGAAGCTCTGGTCGGAACGCTGAAAGCGGCCAAGCGAAAGAAGGTCATCGCGTTCGAAGGGGAGCTCTTACTGCAAGGAGTACATGACAACGTTGATGTCATATTACTGCAGGACTGA